acccttATAATCTGTACAACTGTCCCCATTACTACAGAACACAAACACATTTAAAGTGCCATTGCCTGGGAGAGTATCAGAGGATCGGTCATAATACATATATCCTGCATGCACAAGGCCGTATTACAGCTCTATACCACCTCCGAGTTGTATAGAACCGTAATAAGGCACACAATACAGAGGCACAGGTCGTATGGAGCCACAATAACGCAGTGTGCCGTCATACAGCCTCCCGCATGTGACTGTGCCATTTGAATGAGGCTTAACCCGAACCTCGAGGCTAGTAAGGTTCACAGTGATCAGACTGACACAAATCAACGTTTAATGACCTATCCCAACAATAAGTCgtaaaacatacattttgggAAAACCAGAACTATGAACAGGCAATTTTGTGTCAACAGTTTGTATCGAGCGTAAATAATGTTTAATCCAATAGATAACCTTTTTGGACTTACTTTTGTAGCATACCGACAGCTAATGCATGTAGTTTAACATCCGCTGTGTTGCGATAATCAGAGTTTCTGAAGTAATTTAAATTTAAGCACAAGTGTAGAACATGCGTATATGTCAAACATATCACAAGAGATTCAAAAATCCGatcaagaaaaaaaagaatacactATTTCCTACATATCAAAAAATAACGTCTATGAAAATCATGCATTAGTAACCGTTCTGGAAACAAAATCCTATCAAGAAAAAAAATCCATTGGGCAGCAGTAGAATGTtaaccccctccacacacacatccccatgaCTCTAAAAACATAAGAGGGTGGTTTATAAAAACTTGGTGCAATtgcaagcaaaaaaataaataaaaaagtgattagtaaaactatttacattttttttaaatatgggtTTATCCTCtactttaaagcgtacctccgcTTTCAGTGAATAACTATTGTAGTGCAGGAGTGTGCATTATAATAGGTTTTCTAAAATCACTTCTCTTACCGATTTTGCTTTGAGCAGCAGCACGGACGGCCTAAAGTCTGCGCCGCCGGAGGCTCATAACCATGTAGTTAGAGAGAGGGGACGTCCTGCTCATCTCTATGGCTCCTGTATCCAGTGTCCGCCAGCGCTATAGAATCCTAGAGCGCTAATGACTGTTCTGCCTACGGGAGCCATGGATACGAGGAGGACACGGTCCCTAACTGCAAAGACTTTACACGCTCCGGCACCATAACAGTTTTTCACTGAAGGTGGGGGTATGCTTTAACCAAGtgtaatgaaaataaaataaataattaattcaGTGTGAACACATTTATATGTTAAGGATTTTTTCAATAgtgtatatttttattaaaggGTTCCTTTCTGTAAAGAGGGATCCTAACTTTAAACATCCATATTAGTTGTGATATGCAACATACCTAAAAATCATATTTTTATGCAAAGAATTAAACAAGCCGGTAACGTTCATATGTAACATTCTAACTTAAACACTTGTAAAAATACTACAATGTCATACGGTATTCTATAAATAAGGTTCCGGCTTTCTAAAAGTTTGTTCATGGAAACAAAAGCATGTACGCGACTTTGGGCAtcagtcgcagcagggacagcaaCAGCAGAGCATCTTCCGGCACGGATGCTTCCTCTTATATTCTACCGCTTGTTTGACTTGAGCTTTTGCTGCGCCAACATAATCTTTAACTTTTTCCATGTTTAACTCCACAACATTCAGAGTCTCCGCCTGCTCTTCAACCAATAAGGCCATCTGCAAGAAGAGATCATGGACCTCTTTTATACGCGTCTCCAGTTTGATCAGCTCTTTATGCCGTGTTTCTATTTCATTTAGTGCGGAACGTGCAACTTTAACGTCAGAAAGAAGGTTTTCAGAGAAGACATCCCATTTCCCTTGTTCAATCATATCTTCAATCTGGTTTCCGGAAACGTCCTTCCCCATAATCTCAAGCTGACGCTGGATTCGGATTTTGCAGTTCTCCCGTTGAACCATTTCAGCTTCATTGTATTCAACCATGGCTTGCTGGAAAGCACGCGTAAGGGTAACAAACTGAGCCTTGGACACACGCGCGATGACTGAACTTTCCCCATGCTTGTTTTCAGCATCTTCACTGAGGTTTTTGAGACTCTGGAGTTTCCGGTGGATACCTTCTCCCCGTAACTTAATATCTTTAGCGATACTGTTGGAGTCCCTTTTTATGCTGCTAAGGCGTCGCATAGAAGTAAGAAAGCGCGTGGTTTGCTTCCCCAAGCGTTTCACATCAACCTTTAACAAGTGGTTTTCTGTCCGGATGAGTTGTATATCTCGGTACAGGACTTCCAAAGAATGGTCCGTTTCAAACATAGCAAGGTCTTGCGGAAAGTCCTCATCACCACTCTCAACATATTGATTGTGAAGTCTTGCATATTCCAATAGCTCACTCAGACGGTCCTTCATgattactgcaaaaaaaaaaaaaagtgtaaatattGGTGAAGGAATAACAAAAGACAGTGTCCGTGATGTTGCCAAAATGAACAACTTCGAGATGCAGCAAATAAATAGTTGCCTTTCTTTCTGTGACTTCCTTTTGCACTCGGAGTGTGACCAGCTTCAGCAGTGTTACAGATGTGTGAGGTTTGTTCTTGTGTAATAAACCAGCTATGGCAGATCTATTAGATATGCCACCCATGCCTGATCAATGAGGATCTGACCGCTGGGGGCATCAAGGGCCTAGAAGAAAGGATCATCCCTTTAGAGGCTAATTCACATAGTCTCATTAGAGCTCAATGTCGTACAAATCTGTAATACGATGCCCACAGCCTGCTACTGACCCATACTATGTTTCTGTATTACAGATACATACAGTGGTTAGGTCCTGTGGATGGGACACTTGTCCCTGGATCCGGTGTTTGTAGTTAGCATGCCCAACATCATTAAGCATTTCATTAAATTCATAGGTGTTCTAAACTTTTGACAAGTTGTGGTCATATAATCATACATTTTCTTTAGAACGTCCATGGTTACATGGAGATACGCAGACACCTCCCTACTACAGTCTAGGTACGCAGTGCAGAAAAATACTGACCAGCGCGCCAAATGGCAATAAAAGGCAAAGTCTTTATTCAGTAAGGATTAAATACATATGCTGTGACCAAAGGGCCACGTTTGCCCCCAACTAGTAACATTTGGATGTTTAAAATCCttgctaaataaataaatttgcctTAGTTTGCCATTTG
This genomic stretch from Rhinoderma darwinii isolate aRhiDar2 chromosome 4, aRhiDar2.hap1, whole genome shotgun sequence harbors:
- the STX11 gene encoding syntaxin-11 gives rise to the protein MKDRLSELLEYARLHNQYVESGDEDFPQDLAMFETDHSLEVLYRDIQLIRTENHLLKVDVKRLGKQTTRFLTSMRRLSSIKRDSNSIAKDIKLRGEGIHRKLQSLKNLSEDAENKHGESSVIARVSKAQFVTLTRAFQQAMVEYNEAEMVQRENCKIRIQRQLEIMGKDVSGNQIEDMIEQGKWDVFSENLLSDVKVARSALNEIETRHKELIKLETRIKEVHDLFLQMALLVEEQAETLNVVELNMEKVKDYVGAAKAQVKQAVEYKRKHPCRKMLCCCCPCCD